In Callospermophilus lateralis isolate mCalLat2 chromosome 19, mCalLat2.hap1, whole genome shotgun sequence, the following are encoded in one genomic region:
- the Cops6 gene encoding COP9 signalosome complex subunit 6 — translation MAAANGTGGSSGMEVDAAVVPSVMASGVTGSVSVALHPLVILNISDHWIRMRSQEGRPMQVIGALIGKQEGRNIEVMNSFELLSHTVEEKIIIDKEYYYTKEEQFKQVFKELEFLGWYTTGGPPDPSDIHVHKQVCEIIESPLFLKLNPMTKHTDLPVSVFESVIDIINGEATMLFAELTYTLATEEAERIGVDHVARMTATGSGENSTVAEHLIAQHSAIKMLHSRVKLILEYVKASEAGEVPFNHEILREAYALCHCLPVLSTDKFKTDFYDQCNDVGLMAYLGTITKTCNTMNQFVNKFNVLYDRQGIGRRMRGLFF, via the exons ATGGCGGCGGCGAACGGGACCGGAGGAAGCAGCGGGATGGAGGTGGATGCAGCAG TAGTCCCCAGTGTGATGGCCTCCGGAGTGACTGGGAGTGTTTCAGTCGCTCTTCATCCCCTTGTCATTCTCAACATCTCAGACCACTGGATCCGCATGCGCTCCCAGGAGGGGCGACCTATGCAGG TGATTGGGGCTCTGATCGGGAAGCAGGAGGGCCGAAATATTGAAGTGATGAACTCCTTTGAGCTGCTGTCCCACACCGTGGAAGAGAAGATTATCATTGACAAGGAATATTATTACACCAAGGAAGAGCAGT TTAAACAGGTATTCAAGGAGCTGGAGTTTCTGGGTTGGTATACCACAGGGGGGCCGCCTGACCCCTCCGACATCCACGTCCATAAGCAG GTGTGCGAGATAATTGAGAGCCCCCTTTTTCTTAAGTTGAACCCTATGACCAAGCACACAGAT CTTCCTGTCAGCGTTTTTGAGTCTGTCATTGATATAATCAATGGAGAG GCCACAATGCTGTTTGCTGAGCTGACCTATACTTTGGCCACAGAGGAAGCTGAACGCATCGGTGTAGACCATGTTGCCCGAATGACAGCAACAGGCAGTGGAGAGAACTCCACTG TGGCTGAACACCTGATAGCACAGCATAGTGCCATCAAGATGCTGCACAGCCGCGTCAAGCTCATCTTGGAGTATGTAAAGGCCTCTGAAGCAG GAGAGGTCCCCTTCAACCATGAGATCCTGCGGGAGGCCTATGCTCTCTGTCACTGCCTCCCAGTGCTCAGCACAGACAAGTTCAAGACAGACTTTTATGAT CAATGCAATGATGTGGGACTCATGGCTTACCTTGGCACGATCACCAAAACTTGCAACACCATGAACCAGTTTGTGAACAAGTTCAACGTTCTCTACGACCGACAAGGCATCGGCAGGCGAATGAGGGGGCTCTTCTTCTGA
- the Znf3 gene encoding zinc finger protein 3, which translates to MEAQANHVSQEPQALLESALPSSKVPAFSDKDSLGDEMLAAALLKAKSQELVTFEDVAVYFIRKEWKRLEPAQRDLYREVMLENYGNVFSLDGESRTKNDQEISEDTGSRGVLLRRFQKDISQGLKFEETYEQEVSLKRQLGNSSGERLNRKIQDFGHVTVKEKLTTVGERKEKHNEFRNSYTVNSNLISHQRLLMGDRPHKCDECNKSFNRTSDLIQHQRIHTGEKPYECTECGKAFSQSSHLIQHQRIHTGEKPYECNDCGKTFSCSSALILHRRIHTGEKPYECNECGKTFSWSSTLTHHQRIHTGEKPYACNECGKAFSRSSTLIHHQRIHTGEKPYECNECGKAFSQSSHLYQHQRIHTGEKPYECMECGGKFTYSSGLIQHQRIHTGENPYECSECGKAFRYSSALVRHQRIHTGEKPLNVTGMSKSSLRVTAELSIREST; encoded by the exons ATGGAAGCTCAAGCCAATCATGTATCTCAGGAACCTCAGGCCCTGCTTGAGAGTG CTCTTCCTTCTTCGAAAGTTCCTGCCTTTTCTGACAAGGACAGCCTGGGGGATGAGATGTTGGCAGCTGCACTCCTAAAGGCCAAGTCCCAG GAGTTGGTGACATTTGAAGATGTAGCAGTGTACTTTATCCGGAAGGAGTGGAAGCGTTTGGAACCTGCTCAGAGGGATCTCTATAGGGAAGTGATGCTAGAGAATTATGGGAATGTATTCTCACTGG ATGGTGAATCCAGAACTAAAAATGATCAAGAAATTTCTGAAGATACAGGATCACGTGGGGTGCTGTTGAGACGATTCCAGAAGGATATTTCTCAGGGTCTTAAGTTTGAAGAAACCTATGAACAAGAAGTTAGTCTAAAGAGGCAACTAGGGAACTCCTCTGGAGAAAGATTGAATAGGAAAATACAAGATTTTGGTCATGTGACAGTTAAGGAAAAGCTTACCactgtgggagagagaaaggagaaacaTAATGAATTTAGGAACAGCTACACTGTGAATTCCAACCTTATTTCCCATCAGAGACTTCTTATGGGAGACAGACCCCATAAGTGTGATGAATGTAACAAGAGCTTTAATCGAACTTCAGACCTTATTCAACATCAGAGAATCCACACTGGGgaaaagccctatgaatgtactgAATGTGGGAAGGCTTTCAGCCAGAGTTCTCATCTTATTCAGCACCAGAGAATCCACACTGGGGAGAAGCCTTATGAATGTAATGATTGTGGAAAGACCTTCAGTTGTAGCTCTGCTCTCATTCTCCATCGGAGGATCCACACCGGGGAGAAACCTTATGAATGTAATGAGTGTGGAAAAACTTTTAGCTGGAGCTCCACCCTGACTCACCATCAGAGAATCCACACTGGTGAAAAGCCGTATGCCTGTAATGAATGTGGGAAGGCCTTCAGTAGGAGCTCTACCCTTATTCATCATCAGAGAATCCACACTGGAGAAAAACCCTATGAATGTAACGAGTGTGGGAAGGCCTTCAGCCAGAGCTCACACCTCTATCAGCATcagagaattcacactggagagaagccctacgaaTGTATGGAATGTGGAGGAAAGTTTACTTACAGTTCAGGCCTTATTCAGCATCAAAGAATCCACACAGGGGAGAATCCCTATGAATGTAGTgagtgtgggaaagccttcaggTATAGCTCTGCTCTTGTTCGCCACCAGAGgattcacactggagagaagcctttgAATGTAACGGGTATGAGCAAAAGTTCCCTCAGAGTTACTGCTGAATTAAGTATCAGAGAGTCTACATGA